TCGTGATGCCTTCCCTCATTCATGATGTTCCATTTCAATCAAGTTTCTAacagataattaaataaataagtctAAATATTTTTAGGCACAATAGTCTTCCAAACCGTGATAGAAAATTGACAATCTTGCACAACGTGAATTGTTGTTTTCACAAGTCCACCACACTGCACATAGTGAGCATCATCAACTATTCCACGTCTCTCTCCCCATTAGTAAGCAGCCATAAGAAGACCCTTACTCGTTGGAGAGTATTAACTTTCTAAATCGAGTTATCCTTTTGTGGTAGCAAATCTCTTCTCTCAACAAGTTTGTAAGTTTCAGAAGAAGAGAAACATCCTCCATACAAGTTGATCAGGATCTGCAGCTTGGTGTAGGCGGTAAAATTGTTGCAATACAAGCTAAAATGTGTCGAGGAAGAAGCAATTCAAGTCGATGCCAATTCCAAGTTCCACCAGCTTTGACCAAATCATAAACATGGAGAGTTTCATCGATATATACTCTGCTTATATGATGCATTTAAAGAGAGCCAATATCTTTTACCCAATGATCATTCTAGAAATTTGCTAGCCGTCTTGATTAAAAAGAAGAATTCATCATGGAAACTCGTTTTTATTGAACAAGTGGAGAGCTGGAATTCTATTCTTTgtgtaaaaatcttagattttgcTAAGTTGCAATAACAATTAACTATGAAACATTTTGTGATTTTTAGGTTAGATTTTGAAAAGGGAATATATTCAATTAGCTTGGGTTGTATGGCTTAGGCCTAAAATGGGGTTTTTTTACACAAATAgggtaagaaaaaaaatctattgaAATAGGGTGTCAGAAAAAATATTTACCAAAATGGGTTACTTTTTTCATTGGTGCCTATTAGATAGGcgccaatgaataaaaaaataataaatttttttgaataaaatatttttttatattttttaataaatttaaaaaaaatacgggTCAAAATACGGTCAACGGGTCAGGTCGGGTCGGGTGGCGCCTATCAGGTAAGCGCCATTGAAGGTGCCTCATAGAGAGGCGCCAATGAAGGTGCCTCATAGAGAGGCGCCAATGGTGGCCTTCTGCCCACCGCTGCACGGCTGCACCGGCAGCATGGTCTTGTCCCCtcatgtttgttttttttttttttgcctataAGTAAATGGTCCCAACATGTAATGGGCAcggtagagaaaaaaaaaagagagaaaggagaagaagagaagaagaagaagaaagaaagaaagaaaaaggtaatgtattattttagtaaataattttgtttatactttaaaaagtttatagtttgtgaattttttagaagatattgtgaattttttgttattaattattaattataaattatctatatatatagGTTTATAGTTTGGATtagaattttgtatgaatattctaatttttttgtctgaatattgtaattatttatgaatattgtaattattttataattaaatttgtatttacagttttggattagtattttgtatgaatattgtaattttgtataaatattgtaatttttttgtatgaatattgtaatattataattttatatgaatattgcaatttttttgtaatgaatattgtaatattgtaattttgtatgaatattgtaacgtcgggatatattgtaatattgtaatttttgtatgaatattgtaattattttataattaatttgttagtaatttaggattatgttataaatttttgtgtttataattatttaaaatttaatttattagtaatttaggattaagctataagttgttgtgtttagtttagtatttggtgagtttaacatataaagtttataaaaaaattaaaaattattttattaaaagtttaattataaaaaagttaaaaatcattttattaaaagtttaattataactgacttttttaatcatatagttgttgttaactcatttaatttttatataatgtaacttttatataatttaatttaatttgattttgtatttatttaacagtaattattgattttttgaaacaaattaactGAATTCATTTTTTTGATTGCAGATTTGTAGGAAATGAGTTCTCTAattaataataatcacatatcaagtactataaacttaaatcaatattaatgagatggtaataaaatttttagagaACCCATTTCCTACAAATCTGCAATCAAAAAAAATGAATTCagttaatttgtttcaaaaaatcaataattactgttaaataaatacaaaatgaaattaaactaaattatataaaagttacattacataaaaattaaatgagttaacaacaactatatgattaaaaaagttagttataattaaacttttaataaaatgatttttaattttttataattaaacttttaataaaatgatttttaacttttttataaactttatattttaaactcaccaaatactaaactaaacacaacaacttatagcttaatcctaaattactagtaaattaaattttaaataattacaaacacaaaaatttataacataatcctaaattactaacaaattaattataaaataattacaatattcatacaaaaattacaatattacaatatatcccgacattacaatattcatacaaaattacaatattacaatattcatacaaaattacaatattacaatattcattacaaaaaaattgcaatattcacataaaattataatattacaatattcatacaaaaaaattacaatattcataaaaaattacaatattcatacaaaatactaatccaaaactataaatacaaatttaattataaaataattacaatattcataaaaaattacaatattaatacaaaaaaattagaatattcatacaaaattctaatccaaactataaacactaaatatagataatttataattaataattaataacaaaaaattcacAATATCTTCTAAAATATCTTCTAAAAAATTCACAAACtataaactttttaaattataaacaaaattatttactaaaataatacattacctttttctttttctttcttcttcttcttctcttcttctccttttttttttctctaccgTGCCCATTGCATGTTGGGACCATTTACTtataggcaaaaaaaaaaaaacaaacatgaGGGGATAAGACTATGCTGCTGGTGCAGCCGTGCAGCGGTGGGCAGAATGCCACCATTGGCGCCTCTCTATGAGGCACCTTCATTGGCGCCTACTTGATAAGCGCCACCCGACTCGACCTGACCTGTTGACCGTATTTTGAcccgtatttttttaaaatttattaaaaaaatattttattcaaaaataaaatattatttttttattcattggcgcctatctaatagccaccaataaaaaaataacctattttagtaaatattttttcttacactctatttgagtaatttttttttcttacccTATTTGTGTAAAAAACCCCCCCTAAAATGTATTGGATGGAGGCAGGCTTGAATTGGGTCCATTTGATTTCGGATTCGATATCTATTCCGACGTGGCAACTTACATCCAGAGTCTGCTTCTACGTGGCTTTATTCAATTGGAGGTCACATTAATCACAAAGAAGCCAGTTGCGGAGGATTACACCCACTGCCCAGCAAGGCAAAGCCTTCCTCTTCCACACACGCCTCTGGAAATTGTTATCTTTCAATCCATCCCATTATCTTTTAAGCTCTAAAAACACACtgcaaaaaatgaaaaattaacagAGAAAAAAAGGACATAGAGAGGCAGAGATTATTCAGAAATTAGTTTTAAGAAATGGAGAATCTGATGATTACTTGTATTTCAAAACCTCCTGTAATAATCCCAACAAAACATGACAACTTATCTGAATTTTCTCAACCCCAAACCAAGCTCTCCTTTACTTAcacaaaaaacaacaaaaacccaaaaatcaccGACAACCATGTAAAGTACCTCGCACGAAGCGGCCGCCTAGCTGAAGCTGTAGCCGCTCTTGATTCAATTGCTCTCAGTGGGTCTCAGGTAAGACCCAATACCTTCATTAGTTTACTTCAGGCTTGCATTGATTTCGGGTCTCTCGACTTGGGTCGAAAACTCCATGCCAGAATCCATTTAGTTAAAGAAAGTGACCCGTTCGTTGAAACCAAACTTGTCAGCACGTATGCGAAATGTGGGTCCTTTGCTGATGCTCGTAAGGTGTTCGATGAAATGAGTCAAAAGAATTTGTACACTTGGTCTGCTATGATTGGTGCCTATTCCAGAGTGTCGAGGTGGAAGGAAGTTGTGGAACTTTTCTTTTTGATGATGGAAGATGGTGTTTTGCCTGATGAATTTTTGTTTCCGAGAATTTTGCAAGCTTGTGCTAATTGTGGGGATGTTAGGACCGGGAGATTGCTGCATTCTTTAGTAATTAGATTGGGGATGGTTTGTTATACACGTGTTAGTAATTCGGTTTTAGCTGTTTATGCAAAGTGTGGGAAATTGAGGTCTGCGAGGAGGTTTTTCGATTACATGAACGAGAGGGATAGAGTGACTTGGAATTCAATGTTATTGGCGTATTGTCAGAAGGGCGAGAATGATGAAGCTTATAAATTGTTTAATGGGATGTGGGGTGAAGGCATAGAACCGTGTATTGTTTCATGGAATATATTGATTAATAGTTATAATCAGTTAGGGCGATGTGATGTGGCTTTGGGGTTGATGAAGGAGATGGAGAGTTCTAGGGTAAGTCCTGACGTCTTTACTTGGACCTCAATGATCTCGGGGCTTGCACAAAATGGTAGGAGGTGGCAGGCCTTGTTTTTGTTTAAGGAGATGCTTTTGGCTGGGATCAAGCCTAATGGTGTTACTATCACAAGTGCAGTTTCCGCTTGTGCATCCTTGAAAGTATTAAAGCTGGggcttgaaattcattcaattgcCCTTAGGATGGGAAGAACTGATAATGTGCTTGTTGGAAACTCCCTTATTGACATGTATGCTAAGTGCGGGGAACTGGAAGCTGCGAGGCAAGTCTTTGATATGATTGAAGAAAAAGATGTTTATACTTGGAATTCAATGATTGCTGGATATTGCCAAGCTGGGTACTGTGGGAAGGCTTATGAACTCTTTATCAAAATGCAAGAATCTGATGTGAAGCCCAATGTGATTACATGGAATACAATGATCTCAGGATACATACAAAATGGAGATGAAGATCGAGCCATGGATCTTTTTCAACGAATTGAACAGGATGGAAAGATTAGGAGAAATACAGCATCTTGGAATGCTCTTATCGCTGGTTATGTGCAACTTGGGGCTATAGACAAGGCATTTGGAGTTTTCCGACAAATGCAATCATGCTCCATTAGTCCAAATTCAGTAACTATATTGAGTATCTTGCCTGGTTGTGCGAATTTAATTGCTACGAAAAAGGTGAAAGAGATCCATGGTTGTATTTTGCGGAGGGATTTAGAGTTTGTAATCTCTATTTCAAATTCTCTAATAGACACTTATGCAAAGTCAGGTAATATATTATATTCTAGAAACATATTTGATGGAATGCCGACTCGAGATATTATTTCCTGGAACTCAATAATAGGCGGTTATGTTTTACATGGTTGTTTTGATGCTGCCCTGGATCTCTTCGATCAGATGAGAAAGTTGGGGATTAAACCTAATAGAGGTACCTTTTTAAGTATTATCCTTGCACGTGGTATTGCCAAAATGGTGGATGAGGGAAAACAGATTTTTTCTAGCATCAGTGACAACTATGAGATTATACCAGCCATAGAACATTACTCAGCTATGATAGATCTCTATGGCCGCTCTGGTCGGCTTGGAGAAGCAATGGAGTTTATTGAAGACATGCCTATAGAGCCCGACTCCTCTGTTTGGACTTCCTTGCTAACTGCCTCTAGGATTCATAAGGATATTGCTTTGGCTGTCCTTGCAGGGGAACGGTTACTTGATTTGGAACCAGGAAATATTGTGATTAACCAATTAATGTATCAGATATATAGCTTGTGTGGGAAATTGGATGACTCTTCAAAAGTGAGAAAGCTTGAAAAAGAGAGCACATTACGGAGATCTCTTGGGCACAGCTGGATTGAAGTCAGGAATACGGTGCATGCATTTGTCACTGGTGATCAATCTAAGCCATCCTCAAACCTTCTGCATTCATGGGTTCAAAACATCACTAGAGAAGTGAACATAGATGACCATCACGGTGGATTTTTCATCGAGGAAGAAGAGAAAGAGGAAATTGGCGGCATTCATAGTGAAAAACTTGCAATAGCTTTTGCCTTGATCAGCTCACCTTCTTCCCCTCAAAGTATAAGGATTGTTAAAAACATCAGAATGTGTAGGAACTGCCATTTAACTGCCAAGTATGTTTCCTTGAGATTTGGGTGTGAGATATATCTGAGTGATACAAAGTTCTTCCACCATTTTAAGAATGGGCGCTGTTCTTGTGGAGATTATTGGTAGAGTACTTATGCTGAACGTAAGAATTATTTGCATGGATTTGTCATATCCAAATGCAAAGAAATTATCATGGAAGCTACAGCAATCTTCTATGCTAGAGCGCATATGTAAAAAAGGTGCACTCATATGACTTTTGGTTATTTACTTTGCTTTACCGCATATCTTGAGAACTTTGCGTATCATGTTTATTCTTCTGGCAATTAATTTGTATaatcattatttatattatataaattatttctgtAGCTTTTGTGAGAAGCTTAAGCTGATGATTTGATGGGACGCTGGTCGCtgaagaattaaatttatttacactCATGAGTGGCTAATGGGATATTCTTCTATCCCATCCAAGTCCTGCTTTTGACAGAGAAAGATGTAGAGCATTTGCAAGGATTTTTACTTTTTTGCCGGTATGCATAACATCTTTTATATTATCCCATTATTAGTTGAGATCCTTTTCATGCCCTTCTCACTTAAAAATCATTTAAGCCTACTGCATTTGCTTAAAACTTAGTTGTTACTTTTGCAGAAGCTTCAGGAAGTCCTGCAAGGACTTGGAACTTGAATTCGTCCAGTTTAATTACTGCAGTGGATCATGTCTTCTTTCGAGGACTCTTGGCTAGACCTACTAAATAGATCTTAAAAGGTACTCTAATTACAGGCATATTGCATTCAGAAGTGGGCTTACGGCGTCTTGTTACAAGAAACTTCCGATTGTCCCTTGCGATAGGCCTTGCCAATTGTAGAGCATCACGGTCATAAAGCACGTCGTATTTTCCATCCGTGCTTAAATCAACAAGGAATAATATACTTCGCTGAATGAAGGGTACTTACTTGTCAAGATGATGTGAAATATATCTTTGTCGAGATTCAATTTAAACCTGGAAATTCCAGTGAAACATATATTCCAAGGTTGTGCTGCCTGCATTTGGCTTTGAATTTCACCTATCCTGTATGATACCTCGCGTTTTTCTTTTCCATTATAAATGATGAATTTACAATTCTAATTTCCTGAGTTGATCTTTTACGGCGTCCTAATTGTTGATGAAATATCCTCCATCGAAAATCTTAATTTGCGATCCAATGCAAAAGGAACAGAGGCGGTAATTGGGAATGTTTCCATTGGCTCATCTAATGATGACAAATTTTCTCCCGTCTGTCAAACAAAAATATTCGAAGAATATTTGCTGCTGCAGAGATTAGAAAGAAAGCCCTGATAGACTTGGAATTTGACGAGAGTGGCTGTTTGAGTGGATACTAAGATGCTGAATTCCACATTATCTGGCAATGCAATCTGGCAGAAGATGCGGCTGCAAAATAACTTTATCAACAACGACCAGGACACAAAAATGTTAAAGCTGATTTGCCTCATTTCTAATATCACTCTCAAAAGGTGCTTACATAACATAAAAGAGCAAGCTTATCAGTTACCATCGAGTGTACCAGAAACTACATTGGCAGAAAGTTTTCTTTGCATCAAATCACTGTCAGAATCGCTGCCAATTCGGTATATTGGTTATACTATCTCCTGAAatggaaagaagaaaagaaacggAAAAAATGTTCCATGAATTGGATGCAGTTGCTTGACAAAGCAGAAACCCGCTGCTTAACCATTAATAATAAGCAATAATCAACGTTTCAGTTAAGGTTCTTGACATGACTGACAAAGGAGAAAGTTAATTTGAAATCGATTTTAATTGCTGACGAGGGGGGAAGAACGCATCTTCAAATTCAGGGAATTCATGATTTATGATTCTCCCCCATGTCCGTGCACAGTTTCCCGAAATTTCGCATCTCAATATCCTGACCGTCAAAAAGGGTGGAACATTTCTTGGCAGAAGATAAGAGCTCTTTTCATCAAGACACTGCTTTTGGTGCATCTGATTCCTTTCCTTTGAATTGTTTCCCTTCAAAGTGGAAAACAGAATAAGCTTCTTCAGCAGTATGCAGGCTTTGAAAACTATATATTTAGTCCATAATATTCAACTCAAAAATACCCCCTCTTTTCTGCTTATAAATACATATCATATATCTCAGCCACTTACTCAGTGCCGTTCTAAACCGACTTCTTACGTCTGTACTGGTCACCTTAACCTGCCAAGTCTTTGCTCCTTCAGAAATGGTAACCAACAGTATTTAAGTTTTACCATTGGTTTTCGATTGATTGATTGGTTTTCTGGTTAATTAAATTCTCCTCCACGATGTTGGCAGAGTACTGAGGATGATAAGAAGCCTGTATCAGTTGGACCATGGGGAGGCCAAGGCGGCACTTCTTGGGATGATGGAGTTTACTGCACGATAAGGCAATTGGTGATAGCTCATGGATCCGGCATTGACTCAGTCCAGATTGAGTATGATACTAAAGGGAACTCTCTTTGGTCAAGGAAGCATGGAGGAAATGGAGGCTCTAAGACAGATAAGGTCAGTGTTTCATCTCTTGATTTGGCTAACAAGTTCTTAAGCACTTTTTAAGCTTTTCATATGAAGCAAGTTTACAATTTTCCATGCATTGAAATTCCTCAAAACAACTACTGACTACTGTACTTAATATCAAGTTTACATTAAATGGTAATTTAACAAACTTTAGTAAGTGTTCTTTAGTCATCTCAAGCTTAGGTTGATCGAAAAAGGTATGTTTCTTTTAGATTTTCCTTCAAATTTTCTGGAGATGTTTAAAATACATAGCATTCATTGAATTCTGTATTGAGTTTTGAGGTTCAGCATGAAGTGGCAGATCTTTCTTAATTCTTATAGATTGCTATATATATAGTTCACAGCAAAATTCAGTTGGCTGATATTCGTTGTGCAATATAAATTCCTTTAGGTCAAACTTGATTTTCCAGACGAGTTTCTTACTTCAATCCATGGGTACTATGGGAGCCTGAACCAACGAGGACCAATTATTGTTCGTTCGCTAACTTTCCATAGCAACAGGAAAGCATATGGACCCTTTGGTATTGAACAAGGAACTAGTTTCTCAATGAACAAAGGCAAGATTGTTGGATTCCGTGGGAGGagtggttggtatttggatgcaATTGGAGTGTATTCAAAGCCAGTCCTAAAACTAAACCCTTCAAAGCCTATTGTTCATGCCCAAAGTGTAGCTGCTACCGGACCTGAAAAAAGTGGCTATTCAGTGATCCAGGGAAGTGTTGGAGAAAGCTACGACATTGTTCTAGCTGTGAGGCAGAGGGATGGATTTGTGAATCCCCAGCCAAGGGAACTCATAAGGCAAAATTCTAGCTCTAGTAGCTCTGACGATTCGAGTGATGTAGAAACCAAAAGCAAGGTAAGAAATACACTATCAGTTATTGCTTTCGTATGCGCAATGATataatttctttgttctttttgcaTGTTTAAGGTTCCATTTCGGACTCCTATGAAAGTCCCTCCAAGGTTACCGGAAGGAGTGTTAACTTATGGACCCTGGGGTGGCCAAGGTGGAACCAAGTTTGATGATGGAACCTATACTGGGATAAGGCAAATCGTTTTATCACGCAATGTTGGAATTGTATCAATGAAGGTTTGCTATGATCGTGAGGGACAAGCAGTATGGGGAAGCAAACATGGAGGGACCGGAGGATTCAAAACTGAAAGAGTGAGTCTGGCTTTTCTCTTATAGACTTAATATCAATATTGCCAGTTCTTTTAATAGACCTTCTGTTGCATTATTTGCAGATAATGTTCGATTATCCATCAGAAATTTTGACACACATCACAGGAACGTTTGCGCCTTTAATGTATATGGGGCCTAATGTAATAAGGTCGCTTACATTCTACACCAACAAAGGAAAACATGGACCATATGGAGATGAACAAGGACCTTCTTTCACCAACAAAATGAATGAAGGCAAGATTGTTGGATTCCTTGGCAGAGAGGGTTTATTCCTGGATGCTGTTGGTGTACATGTAATGGAAGGGAAAGTACCACCTCCAAAACCATCTTATTCCCAAGCAATCATCCAAAGTGAAAGGCCTATAGCTGAGATCGATAACTCTCCATGGTCTAACAAACTAGTTCTAGCAAGGCGAGGACCAGTTGAAGAGGTAACTCATCATACTTGTACGTATGTTTCATTCTAAACACATACTTTAAAATTAAATGTCTGGTGCCTAATTCCGGAAAACTTTCTCAGGTTGCTTGTGGTGTTGTAAAAGAACCATCACCATGCGGACCTGGTCCTTGGGGAGGGGATGGAGGGAGAGCATGGGATGACGGAGTGTATTCTGGGATTAAGCAAATATTTATTACCAAATCTGAAGCTATTTGCTCGATTCAAATCGAGTATGATCGAAATGGACAATCTGTTTGGTCTCCAAGACATGGAGGCCATGGAGGCACCACCACACATAGGGTAATACTTAAATATCTTCATTACCAAATTTCAACATGTGCTTTTGTTTCCCCTCTTTTTTTGCCTGACGATAATCTTTGATGTTGCAGGTAAAACTGGATTACCCGCACGAGGTACTTATCTGCATATCAGGCTATTATGGCTCCATAAATGAAGAAGAGAAATCCAAAGTTATAAGGTCGTTAACATTTTATACCAGCAGAGGGAAGTACGGTCCATTCGGTGAGGAGGTAGGCACATATTTCACTTCAACTACAACACAGGGGAAGGTGGTGGGGTTCCATGGGAGATGCAGCTCTTACTTGGATGCTATTGGAGTTCATATGCAGCACTGGCTGGGAAATCAGAAAGCCTCTAAGATGTCtctcttcaaaattttcagtTGAAGATCTATTGCTCTGCTCTTTTGGTTTAGTATAACTAAGATGAAACTGGTACCAAATAATGAATTAGTACTATCTTGATTCACACACACCAAAAAGGAAGCCCAATCGAATTCCAGGTTCACTCTGGTCCTGTTGACTTGAAGGATTGTTATTGTAATCTCTATCTCTGagttgataaaataaatgaaagtgtATGCTCTATGTTTGTTAAATAACagcatcttttttttcttttaattaattaaacgaTTGCATAAGGAGATGAGAGCAAGGAGCATAAAACAAAAAGATGCACATCAAACTATGGGCCTCTTTGGCTACATATCTGACTCCACCGGCCCGAATTCCGATTTCTTTACACAAGCCTTTTGGAAGCACGTAATCCGGTTATTACTTAGGTGTATTTAAACACTAAGTTAATTCACCAAACCTTCCTAAATCATATTGGTTTTTAAACTTCaaattatt
The genomic region above belongs to Gossypium hirsutum isolate 1008001.06 chromosome D05, Gossypium_hirsutum_v2.1, whole genome shotgun sequence and contains:
- the LOC107905470 gene encoding pentatricopeptide repeat-containing protein At1g19720, yielding MENLMITCISKPPVIIPTKHDNLSEFSQPQTKLSFTYTKNNKNPKITDNHVKYLARSGRLAEAVAALDSIALSGSQVRPNTFISLLQACIDFGSLDLGRKLHARIHLVKESDPFVETKLVSTYAKCGSFADARKVFDEMSQKNLYTWSAMIGAYSRVSRWKEVVELFFLMMEDGVLPDEFLFPRILQACANCGDVRTGRLLHSLVIRLGMVCYTRVSNSVLAVYAKCGKLRSARRFFDYMNERDRVTWNSMLLAYCQKGENDEAYKLFNGMWGEGIEPCIVSWNILINSYNQLGRCDVALGLMKEMESSRVSPDVFTWTSMISGLAQNGRRWQALFLFKEMLLAGIKPNGVTITSAVSACASLKVLKLGLEIHSIALRMGRTDNVLVGNSLIDMYAKCGELEAARQVFDMIEEKDVYTWNSMIAGYCQAGYCGKAYELFIKMQESDVKPNVITWNTMISGYIQNGDEDRAMDLFQRIEQDGKIRRNTASWNALIAGYVQLGAIDKAFGVFRQMQSCSISPNSVTILSILPGCANLIATKKVKEIHGCILRRDLEFVISISNSLIDTYAKSGNILYSRNIFDGMPTRDIISWNSIIGGYVLHGCFDAALDLFDQMRKLGIKPNRGTFLSIILARGIAKMVDEGKQIFSSISDNYEIIPAIEHYSAMIDLYGRSGRLGEAMEFIEDMPIEPDSSVWTSLLTASRIHKDIALAVLAGERLLDLEPGNIVINQLMYQIYSLCGKLDDSSKVRKLEKESTLRRSLGHSWIEVRNTVHAFVTGDQSKPSSNLLHSWVQNITREVNIDDHHGGFFIEEEEKEEIGGIHSEKLAIAFALISSPSSPQSIRIVKNIRMCRNCHLTAKYVSLRFGCEIYLSDTKFFHHFKNGRCSCGDYW
- the LOC107905471 gene encoding jacalin-related lectin 3 — translated: MSTEDDKKPVSVGPWGGQGGTSWDDGVYCTIRQLVIAHGSGIDSVQIEYDTKGNSLWSRKHGGNGGSKTDKVKLDFPDEFLTSIHGYYGSLNQRGPIIVRSLTFHSNRKAYGPFGIEQGTSFSMNKGKIVGFRGRSGWYLDAIGVYSKPVLKLNPSKPIVHAQSVAATGPEKSGYSVIQGSVGESYDIVLAVRQRDGFVNPQPRELIRQNSSSSSSDDSSDVETKSKVPFRTPMKVPPRLPEGVLTYGPWGGQGGTKFDDGTYTGIRQIVLSRNVGIVSMKVCYDREGQAVWGSKHGGTGGFKTERIMFDYPSEILTHITGTFAPLMYMGPNVIRSLTFYTNKGKHGPYGDEQGPSFTNKMNEGKIVGFLGREGLFLDAVGVHVMEGKVPPPKPSYSQAIIQSERPIAEIDNSPWSNKLVLARRGPVEEVACGVVKEPSPCGPGPWGGDGGRAWDDGVYSGIKQIFITKSEAICSIQIEYDRNGQSVWSPRHGGHGGTTTHRVKLDYPHEVLICISGYYGSINEEEKSKVIRSLTFYTSRGKYGPFGEEVGTYFTSTTTQGKVVGFHGRCSSYLDAIGVHMQHWLGNQKASKMSLFKIFS